Within the Phycisphaerae bacterium genome, the region GCCTGTTGTCCGTCTGCGTTTGGGGTCGGGTTGCCTGGGCCGGTCCGTACGAGGCTCTTGGCGATGAGATCAAGGCACTGGCTGCGGCCCCGAGCCTGGCCAAGGTCAAAGTGGGAATTCGCATCGTTGCTCTGGGCATCGAGCAGCCGCAACTCGTGTATGCCCAGAACGCCGACGAGCTCTTCAAGCCGGCCAGTAACCAGAAAATTCTGACCACGGCCGCTGCCCTGACCATGTTGCCGCCCGATTTCCAGTATCGCACATTGCTGGGAATGCTGGGGCGCGACCTGGTGATCATCGGGGCGGGCGACCCGTCGATCGGTGACCCCAAGCTGGCCAAGGCCCAGCGGCAGCCGGTCACCGCAGTCTTTGAACGTTGGGCCGACCGGATGAAAGCTGAAGGCATCCATGCCGTCGAGGGCGATTTGATCTTCGACGATTCGATCTTTGACACCGAGTTCGTGCCCGCCAGTTGGCGACAGCAGCATAACCTGGAAGACTGGTTTACCGCCCCGGTGGGCGGACTCAACTTCAATGATAACTGCGTGGATGTGATATTGACGCCCGCTGAGAAAGGCAAGCCCGCGATTGTAGAGCTGGTTCCCGATTGGGTGAAGGTGGACAATAAGTCGGTGACCGGCAGCAAGGGCCAGCCTGTGATTCGCCGTGCCTCGGTTGATCCGCTGACTATCTCGGTGAGCAAAACCGTGTCCCGGCCGACGGGTGACGGTAACCCGACCTCGATTCCCGTCGGCGATCCGGGAGATTTCTTCGCCCGGACGGTTCATTCGGTGCTGTCCGCCAAAGGCATCAAGATCGACGGCAAGGTTCGTCGGCAGCGCGTTCGCCAGGCCGACGGCTCGCTCCCGGCGGAGTTCAAGATCGTCGCCGCGTACGAGAGCAAGCCGATTGATTTCCTCTGGCGGATGAATAAGAGCAGCCTGAACGTGTTCGCCGAAGCGCTGCTCAAGACGCTCGGAGCCTATTCGACCGGCGGGAAGGCGGTGGGGACGCGTGCCGCCGGCGCAGCAGTGATCCGGGAATTCCTCGCGAAGCTGGGTGTTAAGACCGATGGGTTTGTAATTGACGACGGCTCAGGTCTGAGCCACAACAGCCGCATCTCGCCGACCTCGCTTTGCGAGACGCTGGTGTATGTCGACCGGCAGATGCCGATCCGCAAGCAGTGGTGGGCCGGTTTCGCAACGCCGGGCGACCCTGATGGCACGTTGCGCAATCGCATGCCGGCGCTGAAGGGAACGGTGTACGCCAAGA harbors:
- the dacB gene encoding D-alanyl-D-alanine carboxypeptidase/D-alanyl-D-alanine-endopeptidase, whose translation is MRFRSIHVRSAIIGLLSVCVWGRVAWAGPYEALGDEIKALAAAPSLAKVKVGIRIVALGIEQPQLVYAQNADELFKPASNQKILTTAAALTMLPPDFQYRTLLGMLGRDLVIIGAGDPSIGDPKLAKAQRQPVTAVFERWADRMKAEGIHAVEGDLIFDDSIFDTEFVPASWRQQHNLEDWFTAPVGGLNFNDNCVDVILTPAEKGKPAIVELVPDWVKVDNKSVTGSKGQPVIRRASVDPLTISVSKTVSRPTGDGNPTSIPVGDPGDFFARTVHSVLSAKGIKIDGKVRRQRVRQADGSLPAEFKIVAAYESKPIDFLWRMNKSSLNVFAEALLKTLGAYSTGGKAVGTRAAGAAVIREFLAKLGVKTDGFVIDDGSGLSHNSRISPTSLCETLVYVDRQMPIRKQWWAGFATPGDPDGTLRNRMPALKGTVYAKTGYIAGVSALSGYVVAADRKRYFAFSILCNDTNKSKDGSTAARRLEEEICKRLAAFK